The proteins below are encoded in one region of Aphelocoma coerulescens isolate FSJ_1873_10779 chromosome 4, UR_Acoe_1.0, whole genome shotgun sequence:
- the ASIC5 gene encoding acid-sensing ion channel 5: protein MEQLRRFIQSDAKGILEKIRLCLTKKLLPHLEDRRRYHEEFVSSTSFHGVHNIVHMQSKARRGLWLLIVAGCLATAIWQVCSRFIYYFSWPTTNTVVVQYVENIKFPSVTFCNLNRFQAHAVSNLKVIFLVWNIVSAMLKTFAMEDKYSQELNDFLLGNQNFSIKEFTRKNGFYLNSSTLLECDFFGKPCYPQDFEHVFTEYGNCFTFNHNDRSARRVSLSGRGLHLLFDVQQDKFTDEPTLGYTDAGITFIIHSPQELPRFDGLGLLTPVGMHARVAIRQLKSIIQEYPWGECKPDIKLQYHKIYSTNGCLLECKARYIQDWCGCLPFILPGNGTECDLLKFYKCVYPAVYDIEIKGLCTVGTHNSTCPAPCEETDYPTTVTYSNLGGEKAIQYFSTKLKKSPEYIRQNLVRIEIKYHDLSYKITQQQKALTVSELLSEVGGQLGLFCGASMITIIELLEYIFTNFCWMCIFLLLKAPEMPQWNNPSQNQPTHKEKKRGIQEC from the exons GAATATTGGAAAAGATACGGTTGTGTTTAACAAAGAAACTGCTGCCACATTTGGAAGACAGAAGGAGGTATCATGAGGAGTTTGTCTCATCCACTTCATTTCATGGTGTGCATAACATTGTCCACATGCAGAGCAAGGCTCGCAgagggctgtggctgctgatAGTTGCAGGCTGCCTTGCCACTGCCATTTGGCAGGTCTGCAGCCGCTTCATCTACTACTTCAGCTGGCCAACCACAAATACAGTGGTAGTTCAGTACGTGGAAAACATCAAGTTCCCCTCTGTGACCTTTTGCAACTTGAACAG GTTTCAAGCTCATGCAGTGAGCAAcctgaaagtaatttttttagttTGGAACATTGTATCTGCAATGCTCAAAACATTTGCTATGGAAGATAAATATTCCCAGGAGTTAAATGATTTCCTTCTTGGGAACCAGAACTTCAGCATCAAAGAGTTTACAAGGAAAAATGGGTTTTATCTGAACAGCAGCACATTGCTagaatgtgatttttttggaAAGCCATGTTACCCACAG GATTTTGAACATGTTTTCACTGAATATGGAAACTGCTTTACTTTTAATCACAATGATCGCTCTGCAAGAAGAGTGAGTTTGTCTGGAAGAGGCTTACATTTGCTTTTTGATGTCCAGCAG GACAAATTCACTGATGAACCTACTCTTGGTTACACTGATGCTGGAATAACTTTTATTATCCATTCACCCCAAGAGCTTCCACGCTTTGATGGTTTAGGTTTATTGACACCAGTGGGGATGCATGCACGGGTCGCAATCCGCCAGCTGAAG TCAATTATCCAAGAATACCCATGGGGAGAGTGCAAGCCTGATATAAAGCTTCAGTACCACAAGATTTATAGCACTAATGGATGTTTGTTGGAATGCAAAGCCCGGTACATACAGGACTGGTGTGGCTGTTTGCCATTCATTCTTCCAG gAAATGGAACAGAATGTGACTTGCTGAAGTTTTACAAATGTGTTTATCCAGCAGTCT ATGATATAGAGATAAAAGGATTATGTACAGTAGGAACACACAATTCTACTTGCCCTGCCCCATGTGAAGAAACAGATTATCCTACCACTGTCACCTATTCAAACTTGGGAGGAGAAAAAGCCATACAATATTTTTCTacaaaactgaagaaaagcCCAGAATACATCAG GCAAAACCTAGTACGTATTGAGATTAAATATCATGATTTGAGCTACAAAATaacacagcagcagaaggcCTTGACTGTCTCTGAGTTGCTTT CTGAAGTAGGTGGCCAGCTTGGATTGTTTTGTGGTGCCAGTATGATTACAATCATAGAACTGCTTGAGTATATTTTTACTAACTTCTGTTGGATGTGcatctttcttcttttgaaaGCTCCTGAAATGCCTCAGTGGAACAATCCATCCCAGAACCAACCAAcacataaggaaaaaaagaggggaataCAAGAATGTTAG